TTTGCAGATAATTCCGACTGGTGATATGAGACTGGTTAAATTATTCAGGTAAGAATTCTACAACGATAATTTAACCAGAAAGGAAGAAGGAGACCTCCACCGCAAATGTTGATCTCCTTCTTTAACAAAAATACAACTTATTTTTTATAACACATACCCGGATATCTGGGAATATCAAAAAGCTTTTCTTGAAGGACGTATCGATTTACATCGTTTCGTCGGAACCCAATGTCCGCTTTGCGGAAACAGGGCATGTTACCGTCGAATAAAGGAATATTATCGATTCGCGATTGATCTTTTTCCCTTCAAGAAAGAAAAGATTCCAATCGCCCGCTTTCTGTGCAAAACCACCCAACGCACCTTTTCCCTGCTGCCTCACCAGTTGATCCCCTATTGCCAGTATACACTGGCAGCCATGGTCCGGACACTGCTGCTGGTGAATGAATTTCAAAGGAAAGGATCCAAGGGGTTTCATCATGCCGCCTGTGAACTGCCCCCGGACTGCGATGTCACCCCCTGGTTGATCCATCGGTGGCTGAGTATCTTTATCATCGGATTTCGCAAAGCCCATCACATCCTTGCCGCCAGATTCGCGCTCCGGGACATGGGTACCGGAATCATGAAGAAAGAATTGGCATCCTGCATAATGCCGTATTTCTCAGCTGTTGCCACCAACAATGAAGCTCCTTCCGCAAAAGCCGTCATCTCTGCCGTCATCTGGTATGGCAATCGGACAAAAAGCCATCTGTTTGGAACATCTTCTTCAAAACGAGCCGTCAAGAAAAGCTGAAAGAGACCGTTTTCGCCCCCATGGCGGCCAGTTGTTCCCGGTAATCATCACCGCCGGACACTGACCAGGACAATCTATTGTCAAGCGATCGACATTTTGGTGACCTTTACGACAGAGCATTGCTAACACTTTATGATTCAATGGGTTACAAGCGAGACCATCACAGTGGAATTCTAACGAAATTGACAAAGGAGGTCTCGATGGACAAAGAAACCCGTGAACAGATCGCATTGATCCGGTACAAAATCATCAGCCCGGTGCTGGCAGAACCGGCCCGGCTCCAGAACGAGTATTTCAGGAGTCAGGCACAGAAGGAGCACATGTTCCCGCATTATGGATTGAGGCAAGTCTCGGTGTCCACCATGAAGAGCTGGCTGAAAACTTTCAAAAAGAAGGGTTTTCATAGTCTTTATCCCAAAGCACGATGTGACACCGGTCGTCCCCGACGAGCCACAAAGGACATGCTGAACGTCATCAGGGCCAGGTGCAAGGCGTATCCGCACCTGACGACGCAGAAGCTGTATGAAAACCTTTCTGCCGACCACCTGCTGGGGCAGCCTTCAATTCATTACAATACCCTTCTTCGGATCGTAAAAAAAGAAAACCTGCTGGTCCGGAAAAGACAGGATGTCCGAAAAAGATATGAAGCCGAACATGTCAATGATCTGTGGGTCTGCGATTTCATGCACGGCCCGAGGGTGCTCATCAACAGGCGGCCCCACAAGGCCATTTTGTGCGCGATCATCGATGATCACAGCCGGATGATCACCGGTCATGCCTTTGCTCCCAGTGAAACCGTGGCGTCGTTGACAAGGGTTTTAAAGGATGCCTTTCTGGCCTTCGGTCTGCCCAAAAGAGTCTACGTCGACAACGGGTCGGCGTTCAGTTCGGAATTTCTGGTCAAATGCTGCGCTTTAGCCGGAATATCGCTGATCCATTCCAGACCCTACGATTCGCCGTCTCGCGGCAAAATTGAACGCGTTTTTCGGACCATCAGGGACCGCTTTCTGTCTGAGATCACAGAAATGGTTACCCTGCAGGAACTCAATGCGGCCTTTGCCTCCTTTCTGAATGACTATCATCACAGAGTTCATTCCAGTATCAAAGAAACTCCCTTGGATCGCTACAACCGGTCGGTGGGAGAGGTGGAGATCAAACGGGTGTCCCGGCCTGAACTCGACGAGATTTTTCTGGTTCGCCATGAAAGAGTCGTCAACAATGATGCCACCATCAGCTTCAAGGGCAGCGTTTATGAAGTGCCTGCAGCCTATATCCGTCAGCGTATTGAGATCCGCCATCCCGTGGACGACAATGAGGAACTGTTCCTTTATGACAACGATGTCAGGGTCGGCAGACTGAAGCTGGTGGACACCCGGGAAAACGCCCGGGTATTCAAACCGGATCTGTCCGGAACAGTCCTTTCCTTTGCCGACGGGAGGGTTGAAAAATGAAAGATTTACTCTCCTGGTTCGGGTTTAAACAGTACCCTTTTGACAAGGAAATCAAGCCCCGGGATGCGATGCGGACCACCGTTATCAAAGAGTCCCTGGCCCGCCTGGACTACATCAAGAGAAGGGGCGGCATCATGCTGCTGACCGGTGATCCCGGGGTGGGCAAAACCATCTCGCTACGAATCTTTGCCGACAGCCTGAATGAAAACCTCTATAAAATCATCTATACTCCGCTGTCGACCCTGAATCGCAGTGACATATTGCGGCATATCAATAACCTTTTGGGGTTACCCGGCCGATTTTCCAAATGCGCAAGCTATCAGCAGATCCAGAATGAGCTTCTCGAATTCAAGGAACACCGGGGTAAAACCGTCGTTTTCATACTGGATGAGGCGCACCTGCTGCAGACCGGCACATTGGAAGAGATCCGTCT
The nucleotide sequence above comes from candidate division TA06 bacterium. Encoded proteins:
- a CDS encoding DDE-type integrase/transposase/recombinase is translated as MDKETREQIALIRYKIISPVLAEPARLQNEYFRSQAQKEHMFPHYGLRQVSVSTMKSWLKTFKKKGFHSLYPKARCDTGRPRRATKDMLNVIRARCKAYPHLTTQKLYENLSADHLLGQPSIHYNTLLRIVKKENLLVRKRQDVRKRYEAEHVNDLWVCDFMHGPRVLINRRPHKAILCAIIDDHSRMITGHAFAPSETVASLTRVLKDAFLAFGLPKRVYVDNGSAFSSEFLVKCCALAGISLIHSRPYDSPSRGKIERVFRTIRDRFLSEITEMVTLQELNAAFASFLNDYHHRVHSSIKETPLDRYNRSVGEVEIKRVSRPELDEIFLVRHERVVNNDATISFKGSVYEVPAAYIRQRIEIRHPVDDNEELFLYDNDVRVGRLKLVDTRENARVFKPDLSGTVLSFADGRVEK
- a CDS encoding ExeA family protein codes for the protein MKDLLSWFGFKQYPFDKEIKPRDAMRTTVIKESLARLDYIKRRGGIMLLTGDPGVGKTISLRIFADSLNENLYKIIYTPLSTLNRSDILRHINNLLGLPGRFSKCASYQQIQNELLEFKEHRGKTVVFILDEAHLLQTGTLEEIRLLTNFKMDSYDPFILILSGQSEFKRIMEYAIMAPLNQRIKIRYHMSGLTLKDTIDYIVGRLKWAGGGEPLFTDDAYAAIHEISYGIPRLIGNICEESLTYAMFADKKTVDADMVLKVKVATCEKPN